gccggtcggccgaaATCGCTAGCTAAGGCCCAACGACATCGGCCAACACTCCCCCCCACCGTCGCCGGTCCTTCCCGGCAACgagggaggcggcgagggcctcGTCGCCGATTGGCCAAGGGCCgtgaccccgccgaccctccccctccgtcgccggcccttcctggcggtggcggcgagagCTCACCCTCGCCTACCTCCCTTCCTCCCCCacccccttttttaaattttttaaattttttttaaataaatttaatttaattaatttttatattaattattaccACATTAGAGACAAAACAAcctcgtttttgcattttctaaccacgttagcatgcaaaacgatgCTGTTTTACACTTATTTCGCTGGAAAATTGTCACGTTAGCAATTTGATcgaattttggccggattggtacttaagtaatctattttgctctgattttgacacttaaatgtcctttcgtgccaagttttggcacctGTATCCGTACCTCTCTAAAGTCACTATCATAAAACACCATCACCTCAATAAGGGGCTTACTGGGCTAATACTTACAAGGCCTTCAATTCCAATAGATTTGATAGTGAAGAATGGATGTTGCCCCTCAAATTGCTAGAGCTCAGATTCCTGTCCATAATCAATCACAGGAGAGGAAGCTATGTCATTGCTATGTTCACAAAGGCGGTAATGTTGGTTCGATGCATAAATGTTTGTGCACTCAATTGTAGAGAGCACAATGTTACCTAATAGTAAAATTGAGAAGCACACAACCGATAAAGGAGTTTTTATAGATTAATGTAGTCATATAGAGGAACAAACTTCCAatttttcaagaagaatgagGAAAAGCCTTCAATTCTTCGACTTTGttcgtttcatagaaaatgtggcgtttctggaaaatattttccaggaagtcattttccaagaaaatgtagttattttccaatgttcggatgaaacttgaaaatgaagtggaaaatcTTTTCGttgttcggtaaggaaaatgttttcctccatatactctttttcatttatttattttattttttaaaaatggatttttcatattttaaaatcgattattcaattattttttcatttttattttctttttgccttttcttttctttttgttttccatcttcttctttcttggttaGTTTCTGGCCATGATGATGGCTAGCGACCGACcatggcgagcctcgagctcgctgaCGAGCACAAGGCTCGTCAATGCGCGACGCCCAAGTCTTGTGAGGTCGAGGCTCACCGGATCAGCAAGTGTGAGCTTGTGGCCGATGAGCGGCGAGCCCGAGCTTACTAGAGATAGGTGAGCCTTGTGCTcaccggcgagctcaaggcttgccTATGGCTAGTCGCACGCCGTCGCCATGGCCAGTGACTggccaagaaagaaaaggctaggaaacaaagaaaagaaaagtaaaaaaataaaataaagaaatagaaaatagaataaaataaattgaattgaaaaagaaaaagaaaattaaaaataattcaaataaaaaagaaaagaagaagaagggggaggaTGAAGtaaggatttgtagaggtgtgagataagagagatcaagtgaggaaaatgtttttcacttttcaaaagtggaaaacattttctcctaagttagaagacttttttcctttcatgaaaaaaaaattttccctaaggaattcattttccgtgaaatgaacgctcggaaaatctggaaaatgtttcctaaaaattattttccatgaaacgaacggagcttcaagaagaaaagagaattctTTTGAAGTTTCACCGGTTGCACCAGCATCATCCTACAAGAAATAGTGCAAGGAGACTTACAGTGAAATAACCGTCGGATCTACTTATAGACTTTGGAAGTGTAGGCTCTTATGCAAAGACAATGTGATCATGTAGGGGAGCAAACTTTCAACTTTTCAGAGAGATGAGAACAAAACTTCACTTCTTcacacatagagagagagagagagagagagagagagagagagagagagagagagagagagagagagagagagagagagagttcttttAGAATTTCACTGTTGGATGATACTTCAAGAAATAGTTCAAAGGCACTCACAGTGAGATAATCCTTGGAAGTTTTCCATAACTACAAATTAGACCATCCCATGTATAGTTGCTAGGGACGCACGGATCACCTTGCCAACTCTCTTTATTCACTCCGTACGCTGCCTTGATATCATTGATAGCTTTCACTGTAGTGTATACCACAACaatatcatttctttttaaagaattgtaaagttgtgaaaattgagaaaatgctATATGTTGAATTTGAAGTGATTTCCAGCAATGAATTATGCTAAGCAAAATGTAGCCTTTTACTTTCAGGATAAACCTAGTTTAAGAGTAGCCTATTAAACATTAAAATTGCATCTTCCAGagataaattaagaaaactctTATCTTATTCTTCTTAGATTTTTCAAATTAAGCTTCTTGAAGCTCAATTTCACCTTACATTTTTTGTAAACTTAGCTCAGCTCACAACCTTTCCGTCACCACAATCTTTACTTACCAAACCTCACCACCAATAATTAGTTAACCAATCCaacatcaattctcttctgatGGAGCAACCAAGGCAAGTGAATCTAAATTATTGCCTTGTAAGAGCAAATGAGGTTTCTAAGGAAGAGTAAGCATTAAGATGTCCTAGGTTACTGAAAGAGTACACTTTATCCAATAGAGTCATCAATTTGATCAACaaatccttattttttttaatcacgtTTTACTTTCATTAGCCATGCAAAACGAAACTGGTCAAGTTAGATTATGCAAGAAGCATCTCTTAAAATTGAGTTAGATGAACAGAAATCGATGCAAAAGTTAATTGCTAAATCGTCTAGCATATGTGTCGACACCTTTAAGAATATGAGACCACATGGTGTGGAGGTTGACCAGTTTATGTGGCAGTACTTTTTACTGAATTCAACCTATATGATCAGATGTGTAATGAGTCGCTTTTTAACCATTCTGTTGTTCATATCCACTTTAGAAGACTTCAGGTACCACAACATTCGAATTGGCACTAGAAAAACACGTCGAAGCAGGGGAAATACCATCATCTTCGGCTGTTTGTACATTGTGGGGTCCACCAATGAAATAGACCTCGATGGCATTGAGGATTGGCGGAGATGGAGATTCCTCCGATATGGGACTGATCAAGATGCTGATCTGGGAAGCAGTAACCGGAGTGGAGACTACAGTCACTGGCTTTAAGTACTCGAGCGTCACATTCTTCGTGAATTGATTATCATTGATGGAAACCGTGAACTCCCTTTGTTGGCCACTCCGCAAAATTTCGATTTCGGCAAAATGGAAGTACAAGATCCAGTTACCTGGAGGAACGTATGACTCCGGGGTTGTCCAACTATAACTCAAGGAGGAATAATTCCTGCTTGCAGCGGTCATAAGAACATTTTCTGGAACCTTGAATGCATCGTTGTTGTTGGACAAGGACGTGGCAGATGCTCCGGTGCTGGTCAAATGCACGTAGTAATCATCATAGCCCCACCAGATGCGATCATAAGCATCCAATGGGTATCTGGTTGAGGCATTCACAAACAGTTGATACGCTCAGCCATTGAGAAATCAATGAACTTGCAAACTTTCGAAGTGTCTTAAGTCTTTGATTATTGTACTCCTACTATCTATCAGACTCTTGTACCTGATAAAAATGGGACATCATGTGCATGATTTTTAGTTGGCGGGCGCTTGTCTAGAATCATTAATTGGAGCgcatattgaaatattaagtgGATTTCCTTATTTGGTAACTTTTCCTGGAATTCACTCGTGTTTTTTTATAATcgatattttaaaattgaactaAAACTTCATATTAGGTGGATCTTTATTAGCAACTCCTGGTTCAATCCACTCGTGTTTTTTTGTaatcaatattttaaaaattcagttATTAATTTGTATTGCGCATGTTTAACAAGCGTCAAAAGATAtaaaaagtgattatttaaatGACATATCACCTAGAATGAAAATGGTAATTGTCAACGAAGAGTCGTTTGgtttgttaaaattttaaataagaaattatcaCACCCTATATTTGAAACTCATGtataaattaactaaattattaGATGCAAACATTTTCTATCATGAATGAGTATATTCCTATGAGATTCTCATAGAAAATTAAGTGTTTTAGTCATAAAATAGTTATgcacaaaaattaaattattagtGAATTCTTAACCATCTTCATTAGTACATAGTGCATAGCAGTaaccaagcaaaaaaaaaaaaagcatagcaATTAATGGCACCATTAATACATTTTTTTGGACGAATACTATAAGTAGAGTTTATGAAATTATTGTGAACTCAATTATACTGCAACTATAATGTTTCAATGATCTATAAGATAATTAGAATTTCTTCGGGGTGACTTATAAAACAATAGAGATACATTAATTGTTACTAGTTGAAATAAATGTTCGTTTTCATTGTTTGTCTGTGTAGTAGACctctaattttattaaattgaagAGTATACccacatatgtatatatatagctTCGAATGTTCAAGAGAATTATCACAAATGtctcaaaagaggaaaattgtctaaagagtcataaacttattatatagcGGTCAATTTaaatctaaactttttaattccATCAGTCCTAAATCTCTTGACGATTTCTCAAAGAATTCATTTGGTTAGTTTTAGCTGAAAATCGTTAATATGGTGGTCTAGTCAATGTAAATCATTTTATGTGGCATGGTTGACGTTGACTTGAacgatttttgtaatttttttcctttaaaatttcctgaaaattttcttttcttcttgtccttttcgtttctttcatttcctgttttctttttttcccccctATTTTCCCTTATCGGTTGCCAGGGCCTTAGAGAGGCTGTTGtagcccttgcctatggccgaCAACCTTCGTAAGCATCACTGAGGCTCCAAATGGGTAGAgtcaaataggaaaaaaataaaaataaaaaggaaagaaaaggaaaggtaaaatagaagaaaaaaattcagaagaaTTGCTATCATGAAAGTTTAATTTCTGTTCTCCAAAACGACTCACCTTTTATATGTTTTTGGGCCTGTTCCCATGAGGGACCGCGAAACAAGCATCAAGAACCCAGATCCAATTCCATGGATGCTATTGTTCAAAACTCTTAATTCCAGAGCTGAAATGAAAGGTATTCCACTTCCCATATTCACAACACATACCTTTATATAATCTGCTTGGGAGACATACATAATCTCCCTGGAAGCAATATTACCGTCGCTGATGGTGGTCcaataattaaaatcaatatataCGTCGAACGAGGGTGGTTCGTTTTTTCCATCATagttgccataccaaaagatgGCCCTGATCATGTAAAGGCTGTTCTTGCCTTGATTAGGTTTGAGCGTGTAGCAGTTCCTCGTTCCATCCGGAAAGCTCCtcaaatttttgataatttgtgtATAACCTTGGTTGAAGTATTCTGTGGAAATCTGCCTGTTTTCCCCGGAATCTGTAAATCCCTCGTCCGTCTCATAATATATCTTGCTATCGCCATCGGGATACGAATCAGGTGCTCCACAATCAATGCTTATAAAACCTTGAAATTGAGATGAATTAGAACCAAATAGTCGATATATTCTCAAACTTTTCATAGCTAGTTCAAGAATTCGGAAGTGGTCATCTCTTATGAGACCTCCTCcactataattaattaagtttGATTGATCTTGACATATATGTAATATACATTGTGAATGAACGACGCATCAACATATTTCATATCAGTGCCTGGGAGCACCCTGTTAATCTTATCCTTTCctttgcttcttctctttctttcatctaTTGCGTGTTCTGTCATTGGGTAAACAAACCTACCATTCACCATTGCGTGACCTTGCGATCAacattaaaagaagaaaacaaaagacatTAAGCTGCTAGATGGGCTAGTTCACATGTCAATGCGATCGACAGATCAAACCTTGCAAATTATAACTTTTTCAGTTTATCATTTTGCTTCTCAATCTTTGGTTTTTATCTGATGGCTTTCTCCCCATAAAATTTCAGTTTGCATATTCCTGGATGTTCTACAGGTAACTATATATTCTcaatgtgagagagagagagagagagagagagagagagagagagagagagagagagagagagacctggatTTTGTTGGGCTAGAGCCAGCAGCTTCAATCCCGGAGCCGATAAAGAAGCGATGGAAGCACACCAGAGGAGAAGCAGCATTGATCTTCCCATTTTCGGCGTCCAGAAGACAGAGAAAGGTCTCTCGCCAATGTCCATAATAGAAGATATTACAGGCAACCCCATATTAATAAAAGCTATGAGGTGGTGGGAATAGGAAAAATCCACATTGGACATACAATAATACATCAAGGTTGACTCTTCAGTATAAATGACAGATTTAGACTTTGGGTCACCTCTTGTTGTTCCACTAGCTTCATGTATATTGTGGCTCCTATTACAATGTTTAAATATTACATGATGTCCCACGATAACagttgaaagttttagaacagTTATTGTTGATTCCACAAACTTTCTATATGCA
This region of Eucalyptus grandis isolate ANBG69807.140 chromosome 8, ASM1654582v1, whole genome shotgun sequence genomic DNA includes:
- the LOC104422948 gene encoding LOW QUALITY PROTEIN: probable LRR receptor-like serine/threonine-protein kinase MEE39 (The sequence of the model RefSeq protein was modified relative to this genomic sequence to represent the inferred CDS: deleted 1 base in 1 codon) → MGRSMLLLLWCASIASLSAPGLKLLALAQQNPGFISIDCGAPDSYPDGDSKIYYETDEGFTDSGENRQISTEYFNQGYTQIIKNLRSFPDGTRNCYTLKPNQGKNSLYMIRAIFWYGNYDGKNEPPSFDVYIDFNYWTTISDGNIASREIMYVSQADYIKVCVVNMGSGIPFISALELRVLNNSIHGIGSGFLMLVSRSLMGTGPKTYKRYPLDAYDRIWWGYDDYYVHLTSTGASATSLSNNNDAFKVPENVLMTAASRNYSSLSYSWTTPESYVPPGNWILYFHFAEIEILRSGQQREFTVSINDNQFTKNVTLEYLKPVTVVSTPVTASQISILISPISEESPSPPILNAIEVYFIGGPHNVQTAEDDVKAINDIKAAYGVNKESWQGDPCVPSNYTWDGLICSYGKLPRIISLNLSSSNLRGNIHSSLSNLLELKALDLSNNELTGAIPEILTNLLKLRILNLSGNKLTNSVPEAFKRRVMDKKLDLSCQKNQHFTSTEVARITDNFRTVIGEGGFGKVYFGKLDNDTQVAVKMLSQSSKQGYKEFHTEAQLLTVIHHRNLVSLIGYCEEFENMALIYEFMSNGNVRQHLSAHNPNVLSWSQRLQIAVDAAQGLEYLHNGCKPPIIHRDLKTPNILLNENMQAKICDFGLSRAFVREQDSYISTVSEGAFGYLDPEFHILGHSSQKSDIYSFGIVLFELITGHSAIIRSPEGIVHILQWVTPLIERGDIQSIVDPRLNDQFNISSAQKAVEIAMACVPTNAVERADMNRVLLELKECLTVEINSGRSQRMGNSERRSEFDTTTMELDSPPYAR